In one window of Acidobacteriota bacterium DNA:
- a CDS encoding type II toxin-antitoxin system PemK/MazF family toxin codes for MARILRADIRWADLNPVRGREQAGQRPVVILSHDVFNERSGTVIALALTSQEPPARFPLTLELTAAKLPKRSWVKISQIRTLSVNRIGRRLGRASPEEIEAILEGLGEIIGGR; via the coding sequence GTGGCCCGAATACTGAGAGCAGACATACGCTGGGCAGATTTGAACCCGGTTCGCGGGCGCGAGCAGGCTGGACAGCGCCCAGTCGTCATTCTCAGTCATGATGTATTCAACGAACGGTCCGGCACGGTCATCGCCCTGGCGCTCACCAGCCAGGAACCGCCTGCCCGATTCCCGCTGACGCTTGAATTGACTGCAGCCAAACTTCCCAAACGATCCTGGGTCAAGATCAGCCAGATTCGAACGCTCTCGGTAAACCGCATCGGGCGACGACTGGGTCGGGCGTCACCCGAGGAAATCGAGGCCATTCTTGAAGGACTCGGCGAAATAATCGGAGGAAGGTAG
- the thrC gene encoding threonine synthase: MSFVNGLQCRECDQSYPKKPLSVCEFCFGPLEVVYDYEAIRPRLSREIIRNRAPNMWRYAELLPLDGEARVGSQAGFTPLVRADNLARRLGLKDVYIKNDSVCAPTLSFKDRVVAVALSKALEFGFDTVGCASTGNLANAVAANAASVGLNSYVFIPADLEMGKVLGTLIYKNNVIKIDGNYDDVNRLCSEIVGKYQWGFVNINLRPFYAEGSKSFGLEVAEQLGWRTPDCIVVPMAGGSLITKIRKAFTEMQKLDLIPDSRCRIFGAQATGCSPITTAIKAGRDFIKPVKPDSIAKSIAIGNPADGYYALKTMLESGGWGEDVSDEEVVEGIQLLAEEEGIFTETAGGVTVAVTRKLIGQGRITSDDLTVISITGNGLKTQEAVQGSLAEPAVIPARLSEFEETLPKVSAVG, translated from the coding sequence ATGTCTTTTGTGAACGGCCTGCAATGCCGGGAGTGTGACCAGTCTTACCCCAAAAAACCCTTGTCGGTCTGTGAATTCTGCTTCGGGCCGCTGGAGGTGGTCTACGACTACGAGGCCATTCGGCCGCGGCTGAGCCGGGAGATCATCCGGAACAGGGCTCCCAACATGTGGCGTTACGCCGAATTGCTGCCTTTGGACGGCGAAGCCCGGGTGGGGTCCCAGGCCGGTTTCACACCGCTGGTCCGGGCAGACAACCTGGCCAGGAGGTTGGGTCTGAAGGATGTCTACATCAAGAATGACAGCGTTTGCGCTCCGACCCTCTCCTTCAAGGATCGGGTGGTGGCCGTGGCACTCTCCAAGGCTTTGGAATTCGGCTTCGACACGGTGGGTTGCGCCTCGACCGGAAACCTCGCCAACGCCGTGGCCGCCAACGCCGCCAGCGTGGGACTCAACAGCTACGTGTTCATCCCCGCCGACCTCGAGATGGGCAAGGTTTTGGGCACACTGATCTACAAGAACAACGTCATCAAGATCGATGGTAATTACGATGACGTGAACCGGCTGTGCAGCGAAATCGTGGGAAAGTATCAGTGGGGCTTCGTCAACATCAACCTGCGCCCCTTCTATGCGGAGGGATCCAAAAGCTTCGGTCTGGAGGTCGCGGAACAACTCGGATGGAGGACCCCCGACTGCATCGTGGTCCCGATGGCGGGCGGATCGCTCATCACCAAGATCCGCAAGGCCTTCACTGAAATGCAGAAGCTGGACCTGATTCCCGACAGCCGTTGTCGTATCTTCGGGGCTCAGGCCACCGGCTGCTCACCCATTACCACCGCGATCAAGGCCGGCCGGGATTTCATCAAGCCGGTGAAACCCGACAGCATCGCCAAGTCCATTGCCATCGGGAATCCTGCCGATGGTTACTACGCTCTCAAGACCATGCTGGAAAGCGGAGGCTGGGGAGAGGACGTCAGCGACGAGGAGGTGGTGGAAGGCATCCAGCTCCTGGCCGAGGAAGAAGGTATTTTCACCGAAACGGCCGGTGGAGTCACCGTGGCCGTGACCCGCAAGCTGATTGGACAAGGCAGAATCACCAGCGACGACCTTACGGTGATCTCCATTACCGGAAACGGACTGAAGACCCAGGAGGCCGTCCAGGGCAGCCTGGCCGAGCCCGCGGTCATTCCGGCCAGGCTGAGCGAGTTCGAAGAAACCCTTCCGAAGGTGTCGGCGGTCGGCTGA
- a CDS encoding ribbon-helix-helix domain-containing protein, with translation MPKRKVALTLDAKLVQRVDELVSRRSFKNRSQAVESALIDNLRRLDRTRLAHECGKLNPTEEQRMADEGLAATGEAWPEY, from the coding sequence ATGCCAAAGAGAAAAGTAGCACTCACACTCGACGCAAAACTGGTTCAACGGGTCGATGAGCTTGTCTCCAGGCGGAGCTTCAAAAACCGCAGTCAAGCCGTGGAGTCTGCCCTCATTGACAACTTGCGGCGACTCGACCGCACTCGGCTCGCTCACGAGTGCGGAAAGTTGAACCCAACCGAAGAGCAGCGGATGGCCGACGAGGGCCTCGCCGCTACCGGCGAAGCGTGGCCCGAATACTGA
- a CDS encoding carboxypeptidase-like regulatory domain-containing protein produces MRLTPSLYTWGRRWAAAVILVLAGATLSGAQTKSGNIQGHVFDPTRAVVPGVTVTATDQERGVEHKSVSSPLGEYVLSYLMPGLYTLRFEAEGFLPYVAENFEVRVGETAAFSPELTLGAATRSIVVSAVAERPAIDTHQTTQADYIDSVR; encoded by the coding sequence ATGCGATTGACACCATCACTCTACACCTGGGGCCGTCGATGGGCGGCAGCCGTCATTCTGGTGCTGGCCGGCGCCACCCTGTCGGGAGCGCAGACCAAGAGTGGCAATATCCAGGGCCACGTATTCGACCCCACCCGGGCCGTCGTTCCGGGCGTCACCGTGACCGCCACCGACCAGGAACGCGGTGTGGAGCACAAAAGCGTTTCCTCCCCCCTCGGCGAGTATGTTCTCAGTTACCTCATGCCGGGTCTCTACACGCTGCGTTTCGAAGCGGAGGGCTTTCTCCCCTACGTGGCCGAGAACTTCGAGGTGCGGGTGGGAGAGACGGCGGCCTTTTCGCCGGAGCTGACCCTGGGTGCGGCCACCCGGAGCATCGTGGTTTCAGCCGTAGCCGAGCGTCCGGCGATCGACACCCATCAGACGACGCAGGCCGACTATATCGACTCCGTCCGCA